A region from the Lentimonas sp. CC4 genome encodes:
- a CDS encoding carbamoyltransferase C-terminal domain-containing protein translates to MNILGLGGAVGHDPATALFIDGELVAAVEEERLIRDKHAKGKTGVEATKYCLKQAGLKPTDIDIVAYPFAAMPFFYPGRWAYAKRYAYAPDRALTAIFNGNRRFNRNKQNALAMLEELGFDMTKTKFQPVEHHMAHASSAYHLSGFEGKTAILGIDGKGEYATTFFGYAENGKIHKIKEFYDPDSLGGVYGALTEFLGFDMLDGEFKVMGMAPYGDPKKYDFSRLIEYGNGEFKVNTDYVNVIGNRRYKENGKGYYFSPKLIEWLGPKRQGDEIDDPYIDYAASIQQLLEDVALHLIEYHLGDILKTNGGKLAFAGGVALNVKLNQRIMALDYVKELFVQPAASDAGTAIGAASYAAVEAGETIQPQKHAYLGPAYTTDECIEACKQHPAKPEWEMLDDPSKTGAQIMAAGNPLSWMQGRLEFGPRSLGNRSILGDPSYPGVADRINEQIKYRERWRPFCPSMLDTVAEDLLQSDHPAPYMTFTFDMAEHWKPRVPEVVHEDGTARAQIVTEDTNPRYYALLKELESLRGHGVCLNTSLNRRGEPMVCSPTDALNMLYGSDLQFLIMENILIRKAGAPEF, encoded by the coding sequence ATGAATATTTTAGGACTCGGAGGTGCCGTAGGGCACGACCCCGCAACGGCACTCTTTATTGACGGCGAGCTCGTCGCTGCTGTCGAAGAGGAACGCCTCATCCGCGACAAGCATGCGAAAGGAAAAACCGGCGTCGAAGCAACCAAGTATTGCCTCAAACAAGCCGGTCTCAAACCGACCGATATCGACATCGTTGCCTATCCGTTCGCGGCCATGCCCTTCTTCTACCCTGGCCGTTGGGCATACGCGAAACGTTATGCGTATGCACCGGACCGTGCGCTCACTGCGATCTTTAACGGTAACCGCCGCTTCAACCGCAACAAGCAGAACGCCCTCGCGATGCTCGAAGAACTCGGCTTCGACATGACGAAGACCAAGTTCCAGCCAGTTGAGCACCACATGGCACACGCCAGCAGCGCCTACCACCTCAGTGGATTCGAAGGCAAGACAGCTATTCTCGGCATCGACGGTAAAGGCGAATACGCCACCACCTTCTTCGGTTACGCCGAAAACGGCAAGATTCATAAGATCAAAGAATTTTACGATCCCGACTCACTCGGCGGCGTTTACGGCGCACTCACTGAGTTCCTCGGCTTCGACATGCTCGACGGCGAGTTCAAGGTCATGGGCATGGCACCTTACGGCGATCCGAAGAAATACGACTTCTCCCGCTTGATCGAATACGGCAACGGCGAGTTCAAGGTCAACACCGACTACGTCAACGTCATCGGCAACCGCCGCTATAAAGAAAACGGCAAAGGTTACTACTTTAGCCCCAAACTCATCGAATGGCTCGGACCCAAGCGACAAGGCGACGAAATTGACGATCCGTATATCGACTACGCCGCATCCATTCAGCAACTCCTCGAAGACGTCGCCCTGCATCTGATCGAGTATCATTTAGGCGACATTCTCAAAACAAACGGCGGCAAGCTCGCCTTCGCAGGCGGCGTTGCGCTCAATGTTAAGTTGAACCAGCGCATCATGGCGCTCGACTACGTCAAAGAACTCTTCGTGCAACCCGCAGCCAGCGATGCCGGCACCGCCATCGGCGCTGCGTCCTACGCGGCAGTCGAAGCCGGAGAGACGATTCAGCCACAAAAGCACGCCTATCTCGGGCCCGCTTACACCACGGACGAATGCATCGAAGCCTGCAAGCAGCACCCCGCGAAACCAGAGTGGGAAATGCTCGACGATCCTTCTAAGACCGGCGCACAAATCATGGCCGCAGGCAACCCGCTCTCATGGATGCAAGGCCGCCTCGAATTTGGACCTCGCTCACTGGGCAACCGTAGTATTCTCGGTGATCCGAGCTACCCGGGCGTCGCTGACCGTATCAACGAACAGATCAAATACCGCGAACGCTGGCGCCCCTTCTGCCCCAGCATGCTCGACACCGTAGCCGAAGATCTGCTGCAGTCCGATCACCCCGCACCGTATATGACCTTCACCTTCGACATGGCCGAGCACTGGAAGCCTCGCGTGCCCGAAGTCGTGCACGAAGACGGCACCGCCCGCGCACAGATCGTGACCGAAGACACCAATCCCCGCTACTACGCCCTGCTTAAAGAGCTAGAGAGTCTACGCGGGCACGGCGTCTGCCTCAACACGTCACTGAACCGTCGCGGCGAACCCATGGTCTGCTCACCAACCGATGCGTTGAACATGCTCTACGGCTCCGACCTCCAGTTTTTGATTATGGAAAACATCCTAATCCGCAAAGCTGGCGCTCCTGAGTTTTAA
- a CDS encoding glycosyltransferase family 2 protein, with protein sequence MSCPHYEISVLISTYNDRALVDKKLREIESQTAFSRAEFIFVEPASPGKEREVLEPFCDSHVNCRLITFEERLGLYAAWNVGWEAATAPFVCISNMDDAMHPKLLERVLTEMPKAQSDLFTVLIAKQGIDGDLNSFEENRLKQLDISLRPGPFFVWRRALQQDSGMFEDRFEIIGDKDFWARAVSRGLKIGLLPEVLYLYTKHPDQLSKSDAFKARKVADSLLAEKKEYPHVWPSGLQRQIGRIRSLRRIPLLGGYLTRRIYV encoded by the coding sequence ATGTCTTGCCCCCACTATGAAATTTCTGTGCTGATCAGCACCTACAATGATCGTGCGTTGGTAGATAAGAAATTGCGGGAAATTGAGTCTCAAACCGCTTTTTCACGAGCCGAGTTTATTTTCGTCGAGCCGGCATCGCCAGGGAAGGAACGCGAGGTGTTGGAGCCTTTCTGTGATTCGCATGTGAATTGCCGGCTGATTACTTTTGAGGAGCGCTTAGGCTTATATGCTGCATGGAATGTGGGGTGGGAGGCTGCCACGGCGCCATTTGTCTGTATTTCGAATATGGACGATGCCATGCACCCGAAGTTGCTCGAGCGCGTGTTGACTGAAATGCCCAAGGCTCAGAGCGACCTGTTTACTGTGCTAATCGCGAAACAAGGGATAGATGGAGATCTCAATTCATTTGAGGAGAACCGCCTAAAGCAGTTGGATATAAGCCTGAGGCCCGGGCCTTTCTTTGTGTGGCGTCGGGCGTTACAGCAGGATTCTGGAATGTTTGAGGATCGCTTTGAAATTATAGGAGACAAAGACTTTTGGGCACGTGCAGTCTCACGCGGGCTGAAGATCGGGCTACTGCCAGAGGTGCTGTATCTATATACCAAGCACCCGGACCAGTTGTCGAAAAGTGACGCATTTAAAGCCCGTAAAGTTGCGGATTCACTCTTAGCAGAGAAGAAAGAGTATCCTCATGTCTGGCCATCAGGCTTGCAGCGTCAAATCGGCCGAATTCGTAGCTTGCGGAGAATTCCGCTATTGGGTGGATATCTCACCCGCAGAATATACGTCTAA